The Osmerus eperlanus chromosome 12, fOsmEpe2.1, whole genome shotgun sequence genome has a segment encoding these proteins:
- the hhex gene encoding hematopoietically-expressed homeobox protein hhex produces MQYQHASPAPTVSVPLYAPTPIQPVHPTPFYIEDILGRNGSPASSTLFPMPTLPSPNSSFTSLVSPYRTPIYEPTPIHPALSHHAALTATYASGAFANSIYPFHRSMGDYTQALLRHDPLGKPLLWTPFIQRPLHKRKGGQVRFSNDQTIELEKKFETQKYLSPPERKRLAKMLQLSERQVKTWFQNRRAKWRRLKQENPQGSKRELEDEGAVRKCDGVLSESGASPDLRRTELAQSHSRSQCSSSPLSQGEIDSDISEDTDQELDIEEDIEFPLNTQI; encoded by the exons ATGCAGTACCAGCACGCATCGCCAGCTCCTACGGTCAGCGTTCCTCTTTACGCACCTACTCCAATCCAGCCCGTCCACCCAACTCCTTTCTACATTGAAGATATCTTGGGTCGGAATGGTTCGCCGGCATCTTCTACCTTGTTCCCGATGCCAACCCTCCCATCTCCGAACTCATCCTTTACCAGTCTGGTGTCACCGTACAGGACCCCTATCTATGAACCAACGCCTATCCATCCAGCCCTCTCGCACCACGCCGCGCTGACGGCCACGTATGCCTCGGGAGCTTTCGCCAATTCCATCTATCCATTTCACCGTTCTATGGGAGACTACACTCAAGCGCTTCTAAGACACGATCCTCTTG GTAAACCACTTTTGTGGACGCCATTTATCCAACGCCCTTTACACAAGAGAAAAGGCGGTCAAGTGCGCTTCTCCAACGACCAGACAATAGAGCTGGAGAAGAAGTTTGAGACGCAGAAGTACCTGTCACCTCCAGAACGAAAAAGACTGGCTAAAATGTTACAACTGAGTGAAAGACAG GTGAAAACATGGTTCCAAAATCGAAGAGCAAAGTGGCGAAGACTCAAACAG GAAAATCCTCAGGGTAGTAAGCGGGAGCTGGAGGATGAAGGCGCAGTAAGAAAGTGCGATGGTGTCTTGTCAGAATCTGGGGCGAGCCCGGACCTGAGGCGCACAGAGCTGGCCCAGTCACACAGCCGGTCACAATGCTCCTCCTCGCCATTATCACAAGGAGAAATAGATTCGGACATTTCAGAAGACACAGATCAGGAGCTGGACATTGAGGAGGATATAGAGTTTCCCTTGAATACTCAGATATGA